Sequence from the Maribellus comscasis genome:
TAGAAGAAAGCAAAGAATAAATATCCATGAATATTTCATAAATAAAATTTTAGATTTTTAATATTGTTATCAATAGCTTCTGTGATCATTATATCGCCATAACCCATATCGTTGAGGTAGATTAACACGACATTAAATATAAATTGTCATTTTGTGCAGAACAGATCACTGAGAAAATGAAAATCAATGTTGATAATATTTTCAGCTTCATGTTATTTTTTTTCAAGGATACACCATGTATTAAATGTTGACTGATTATTCCATGTATTCCCTGCCGATGAAAAATCACAAAACTTGATAATTTGTTCGTTTCCCAGGTCTAACTCGAATGCCTTCCATATCCCGGTAGGTGCTTGAATTGGGATTATCTCAATGGCCTGTGGGGCTCCCGGTAATCGGATCGGGGCGAAAACATCACCTTCTGTAATCCTGACATCTCTCGATAAAACCAATGGACCGTAAAAAAATGTAACTGCCGGTTGTTGTGGCAGTGCCTCTTTTATTGTTAGTTTCTTTACATTCGAATATCGTTTATTCAGTGTTTCATTGCTTCCTCCTACATACTGAATATTAGACCATATATTTTCATAAAAATCAATATTATTATGTAATGTCTCCATTTTAGTTGAATCAAAAAACTCCCATCGTATTTTTATATCAAAGGCAATCTCCAATACATCGCCGTCATTCCACTTTCTATCAATAGACAACCAGGCTGAAGTATCCTCTTTTTTACAATCAGAACCATTTAGTTTCACTCCTGTTTTATTGCTCCATCCCGGTTGTCTGATAATAAATTTAAAATGTTCGGGCTGGTCCAATGATAGTTTGACCCTGATCTTTGAATCTCTCAAAAAATCTCCTTCTATTTTTACCCCCATATCTTTTCCTGATGGCAGTTTAGCAGTTCCCTCTCCTTCATTGAACAATGTCAGGTAGACCCCTTCCCCTCCTGATAACAATACCGCATCGGAAGCCTGTAATACTCCTCTTGGTAGATTATCTATACAACAATGATGATTGTCAAGGAAATGATTCAGGGCCGGAACATGGACGTGGGACATCCTGAGCCTCCTCAATCCCCAGGTGCCCTCCGGGTTATAGGAACACAACAGGGAATTGTAAAGCGACCGCTCGTATTCTTCGATGTATCTTTCGTCGCCGGTTTGTTTGAACAGAGCTAAAGAAAGGCGGTTCCAATACACGACATCGCATATCTCGGATACGGTATTGATAATGCCTGCTGAACCTACATATTTGTCATCGAAGCTTACGCTCCCTATTGGAGTCCTTTCCCAATCGCTCAATACCTGATGGATGTTTTTGGCTGCCTGGAGATAGGTTTCGTTCCCGGTTGCTTCATAGAGGCTGGCAAGCCCTTCCACACACGAAGTCAGCTCGTAACCCTTGGCCCAGTCATATGGGGCTGGGGCTTTAAACCAACGGTGTACCGGTATTCCTTCAAGGCCTTTGTTGAGTATATCCGGGAGTCCTTCGGGGTGCTTCTCCCATTGTCTCACGATATATTCAGCATATTCAAGGTATTTCTGTTCGCCAGTGGCCTGGTACAGTCTTACGATGGGCAAGAGGATTGAAGAACTTGGCATGCCATAGAAATTTCCTGTTTTCACTATGTCTGTCGCCCCTGGGCCTACCTCTGATATAAGGTTGTCTGCAAACCGCCTGGCTGTCTGAAGAATTGAATCGTCTTTGAGAAGATCCCAGGCCTCAAGGAGCCCCCACAGGGTATACTTCCGGGTCCATACGTTCCAGTTGTTGCCTTCCAGAAAATCTGAATGGGCATAGGTGCCGATATAGCCGTTTTCATCCTGCAATTTACTTATCCCTTCTACTGCTTCTGCAATCTTGGCTTTCAACTCATCAGAATGATAGTATTTTGCAGTAGCTATGGCTGAAAGAATGTACTTTCCCCAAAATTCCCCTCTCCACCTGCCATACTCGGGATAATTTTTATCGTCTTCGCGAAGACGGAAAGCTTCTTCTGTTTCAGGGTAGATCATGTCCCATTTTTCCTGGCCAAGGATACGTTGTTCCGAAATATTGTCGATATAATTTCCAAGGTGCCCGGAGAAATGCCATTCTCCGAAGACAAGTTCGCTTTCACTTTGCTTCTCGTTCGTATTGTTGTTGTTTGTTCGGCAGCTTACTGCTACACTTGATAATACAATCAGAATATAAATTAGACTTATTTTCATGTTATCACAATTTTAATATGATAAGGCTTAAAGCCTTTTGTTTCCAAACTAACGGTTTAGTATTTCTTCCTGTATCTGTTGAAATTTCACTCTTAAACTGTCCCGTAACATCTCATTTCCCGAAATTTCCATCAAGTTCCGTGTTTCTTTAACATCGTTTTTCAGATCATATATTTCTTCATAAACTGGGTTGGCTTCAGGATAAATAAGATATTTGTAACCTTGTGTTCTTAATCCTTGGGAAGGTGGGATTGTAGGAAACTGTTTCATTAGATGCTCGTAATAAAAAAATGTTCTCCATTTGTCTGTTTTGTCAGGAACCAGTAGTTGGCCAAGATCATTCCCCTGAACAGAATCTGGAATTTCAATACCGGCATAAGCGAGTATTGTTGGGGCAATATCAATATTGAGAGCTATCTCAGATATTTGTTTGCCAGCTAAATCCGGCTGTCGGGGATCGTAAATAATCAATGGTACACGAATGGAAGGCTCATGTCCGTACCATTTACCGGCCAGGCCATGTTCTCCAAGGTAGAAACCGTTATCACTGAAAAATATGATTATGGTATTTTTAGCCATGTCTTTATTTTTTAGTTGATCTCGAACTTTTCCTACTACTTCATCCAGACCGGTAATTAACCGGTAATAACCTTTTACTGATTCCTGGTATTGTTGTGGATTGGAAAAACGGACTTCCCAACGTTTCCTGGCTTCATTGTCTTTTTTGAAAAACGAAGGGAATTTTTCCCATTCTTCCAATGTATTGGTAGGTTCTTCCGGGATCGTGTCCTCTATATACAAGCCCTTAAACCGGGGGTTATAGATAAACTGCCTGGGATCACCGTCCTGGACATGGGGTGCCTTAAAGCTCACTGATAAACAAAATGGCTTGTTTTTACTGGTTGTCTCCATGAATTCGTTGATATGGTTCGCAACCAGATCGGTGTAGTGTATATAATTTCCGTTCTCATCTGTATTTTCATAATTAGGTTGGGTGGCTGTCCCCCAAAAATAATCGAAGTTACCAGCAACATTGTCCACGTTTCTGCCAATCCCGTATTTTCCGATGAATCCTACCTGGTAGCCAGCTTCCTTCATGAGCATCGGGTAAGTCATCGAAAACGCATAGGCATTTAACGGGGTCTTAAAGTCTTGTATCCCATGCCGGGAGACATACTGCCCCGTCAATATGCTGGCACGGCTGCTGCAACACACTGAGGTGGTAACAAATGCATTGTTGAAACGAATCCCTTTAGTGCCCAAACTGTCGAGGTTGGGCGTATGGATCTGCTTGTTACCGGCACATCCCATGACATCCCATCTCATGTCGTCGGCAAGGAGAAAGATGATATTCGGGGGGACTGGTCCCTCCTTCTCTATATTATTATCTTTAGTATGGCAACCAGATACCAAAATTGAAAACAATCCTGAAATTATAATTAACCTCTTGTTCTTCATACGTAGTTATTTAATTTAAATTTTTATCCATTCTTTATATTCATAACCTTTTCCAACCACCTCTTTTAAATCTCCCTTCTCACATGCCATCAAGTTATTGGTTTGAATAAGGATCATATTTCCCGCTCATCACTTTTTGTACGGCTTCCAGGTAATCTCCATCCAAACCTCCTATGTTGTACATTGCCATACTGTTGACCCCATATTATTCTTTCAGAAAGCTGTTGAGTGGCTTCTTTCGTTCTGCACACTACAGATGTGACAATAAGCTCTTCCTGAACGAGAGTCGGCAGAAAATTGTGAATTTCAAGTATTCCTTCCAGTTTATAGCCGACAGATGCCATTTCACTAAGAATAGCTAAATGCGCTTTTTAGAGATTAATGAGTTCAATCATATTAGAAACACCTTATCAATATCTCCGCTCCGTCCCAATATAAACAACTTATAAGGTCTATATTTCTAAAAAACCCTTGCCTCATAAAAACTCAATCCAAACTTA
This genomic interval carries:
- a CDS encoding beta-L-arabinofuranosidase domain-containing protein, translating into MKISLIYILIVLSSVAVSCRTNNNNTNEKQSESELVFGEWHFSGHLGNYIDNISEQRILGQEKWDMIYPETEEAFRLREDDKNYPEYGRWRGEFWGKYILSAIATAKYYHSDELKAKIAEAVEGISKLQDENGYIGTYAHSDFLEGNNWNVWTRKYTLWGLLEAWDLLKDDSILQTARRFADNLISEVGPGATDIVKTGNFYGMPSSSILLPIVRLYQATGEQKYLEYAEYIVRQWEKHPEGLPDILNKGLEGIPVHRWFKAPAPYDWAKGYELTSCVEGLASLYEATGNETYLQAAKNIHQVLSDWERTPIGSVSFDDKYVGSAGIINTVSEICDVVYWNRLSLALFKQTGDERYIEEYERSLYNSLLCSYNPEGTWGLRRLRMSHVHVPALNHFLDNHHCCIDNLPRGVLQASDAVLLSGGEGVYLTLFNEGEGTAKLPSGKDMGVKIEGDFLRDSKIRVKLSLDQPEHFKFIIRQPGWSNKTGVKLNGSDCKKEDTSAWLSIDRKWNDGDVLEIAFDIKIRWEFFDSTKMETLHNNIDFYENIWSNIQYVGGSNETLNKRYSNVKKLTIKEALPQQPAVTFFYGPLVLSRDVRITEGDVFAPIRLPGAPQAIEIIPIQAPTGIWKAFELDLGNEQIIKFCDFSSAGNTWNNQSTFNTWCILEKK
- a CDS encoding sulfatase family protein, whose translation is MKNKRLIIISGLFSILVSGCHTKDNNIEKEGPVPPNIIFLLADDMRWDVMGCAGNKQIHTPNLDSLGTKGIRFNNAFVTTSVCCSSRASILTGQYVSRHGIQDFKTPLNAYAFSMTYPMLMKEAGYQVGFIGKYGIGRNVDNVAGNFDYFWGTATQPNYENTDENGNYIHYTDLVANHINEFMETTSKNKPFCLSVSFKAPHVQDGDPRQFIYNPRFKGLYIEDTIPEEPTNTLEEWEKFPSFFKKDNEARKRWEVRFSNPQQYQESVKGYYRLITGLDEVVGKVRDQLKNKDMAKNTIIIFFSDNGFYLGEHGLAGKWYGHEPSIRVPLIIYDPRQPDLAGKQISEIALNIDIAPTILAYAGIEIPDSVQGNDLGQLLVPDKTDKWRTFFYYEHLMKQFPTIPPSQGLRTQGYKYLIYPEANPVYEEIYDLKNDVKETRNLMEISGNEMLRDSLRVKFQQIQEEILNR